From Syngnathus typhle isolate RoL2023-S1 ecotype Sweden linkage group LG5, RoL_Styp_1.0, whole genome shotgun sequence:
GCCAGTGAAAAAGAAGCTGTGGAGCAGCAGCTTGGAGGCGTGGTAAGTgtatttagttttatttatacATAAAAATTTGGTGACTATTTAGTCATCACAATCATACTGTGATAATTTGCCTCTATTCTGCAGTGgaacatttttgttaaaaaaaaaaaacgaaaaaaaaactattggggATTAATTTTCTCCTTTAAATCCACTGAATTAGTTCTAGCAAATTGTATGACAGTCAGTATCGTACAAATATACTTATATTTTCCACAAtgcccattgaaatgcatttgGTGGGTCGccaacccctttttttttctttttcttgcccACAGAAGCAACAGTTGGCTATAAGCACAGAGGAGCAGACTAAATCTGCAAAAACTATGCAAGGTAAGGAATTATTCACTTTGTCTTCTCCTCAGCCTGTTGCGTAGCACCCCGCCTTGTGCCCGTTTCAATAGATCCTCaacctaacaaaaaaaaaaaccccacatatGTCATTCTTGGTTGGCCAGAAACCCTTGAAAGGTTCAGCAAAAAAGAAGAGCAGTGCACGACTCTTGCCACAGAATCAGAGTCTCTTAGGAGTCAGCTTAGTGGTAAGCAGCATAAACGTGCGAAACAACAACTATATTTATGCATGAAGTCACGAGCCGCCACGTTTCTCTCAACTCAGGGCTGGAGAGGAAGCTGGCGGCTGCGGACGAGAAGGTGCGGCAGCTGGGCGAGGACAAGAGCAAACTGGAGAAAGACATTTCGGACATGATGACGGCATCCGGCGACAGTTCGTTGCAGCTGAGCAAAATGAATGAAGACCTTCGGCAGAACGAAAGGTGCTGAGTGCTGTACccttagggggaaaaaaaaatcgataggTAGATGTGACTAATCTTTTTGTAGTAATATATTTAATCAGATAAGTTCAACATACGAGGGCAagatttgtttttccccctGCTTTTAATCCGCTCTGCCTGCCTTCTCCCTCTCTCAGGAAGCTCGAGGAGTTGCAGAGTCAGTTGGTGGAACAGAAGAACAAGGTGGCCCTCTCCAATGAGCAACGGGAGCAGGATCTGTCGCGCAAAGACCGGGAACTGTGTGAGACGCGAGACAACCATGCAGCTCAAATGAAATGTCTCCAGGAGAAGATTGCGACATTGGTTAGTAGTGATAGGGCAGATATATTAGGGGAaagcatatttttttattaattatttgttGATGGTTGGATCTCTGAAGTCAATCCTTTGACAAAATGACAAAACGTTGCATCCGTCGTCACTCGTGGTCTTTTCTCGTACCCAAGGAGATGAGTGTGCAGCAGAGTGCAAGGCAGGCCGAGGAGCTTAAGGACTCTCAGGCAAAGGCTCTCACCCAGGCCTCCGAGGTCCACGGCAAGGAGGTCCAAGGGCTGCGAGACAAACTGGACAATCTGAAGATGGAGCTCTCCTCCTCCAAGGACAGGAGCCAGGAGCTGGAAAAGATGGTGTCTGAGCTGAATACGTACAAGGAAAAGCTTCAGGTAATGAGTCGGCTATCTCTTTGTACCCAGCTATCACATAACATGATTTTCTTTCCCTCAATATTGTTAatcttgacattttatttttttttatttttttaaaatgaggcCTCTACAGCAGTAGAACAAATTAAACTAAGTCAAGATGCCATTGTCTTTGCCACGAAGCTTAAAATTCAGCTAATCTGCATCCTGTTCCCACCAATCGATGTTTCTCAAAAAAGTGAAGCTGTGAAGCCCCTCACCCTCCCCTTGGACATTAACACTTATGACCCCTCTCGTCATTTCATGTAAAAAAATCCCATCATGAACTAATCGCAGTGGAGCAAAATGTGACGTTTAATCGAGTAACATTGGATTTGCCGCAAAATCCAAATCACTATTGAACGTGCGTTCGGTGTTGTGCTATGGTGTCTTTgccgtttttatttatttttaatttctgcGGCTTAACCTTTGTGTTTGCATTCATACATATTGGCTTGGTTTATTTTGGGGATCACCTTTGATTTTCTTGATGTGCATCTTTGAATATAtcctcctcattttttttctgccccccccccatcaactTGATTTTCCCCAGCATCTTTCCGCTGAGCTCGACTCCTCCAAGCATAATGTTGAACACTTGTCCGCAAAACTGGAAGAGCAGACTGTAGCTCTGGAGCGCAAGTGTCAGGATAGCGAGGAAGCTCGCGCTGACGCGTGCAAATTGGAAACTCAGCTCTCAGAGGCGCAGAGCAAGCTTTCTGCTCTCCGGGATCTTTCCGTACAGAACGAGGACCTCCGGGTTACCGTAGAGAAGCTCTCAAAGGAGAGGGAGGAATTACTCGACGGCAACAAGGGCTCAGAGGTAGAAAGAACGTCACTCAAGGACCAGTTGGAGAAACTCAAAAAAGGTCTCCTGGAGGCGCAGGATGAAAACGCCAACCTGAAGAGCACAAATCTCAAACAGCAGTCCGATCTTGAGGATCTCCGGAAACAAAACGAGGAGAAGAATGCCACGCTGCTCAAACAGAAGCAGGATGCGCGGCGGGCTGAAAGTCAAAACAAGCAGCTCCTGGAGGACTATGAAAACATCTGCAAAGAGTGCAGCAGGCTCAAGGAGGACCTCAACGAGAGCAGGTCTAAACTCGCGTGCGAGAACGACAAGCTCCTCTCGGAGTTGGATGCGGCCAAAACCGGCAAGAAGTGTCTGGACGCCAAGAACGCAGAGTTGCAGGCCAAGCTGCAGTCTCTCAACTTGGAGAAAGAAGATCTGACAATGACAAACAATCAGCTGCAGTCTCTCGTAGAAACGCTAAGCAAAGAGAAGGCCACCATGTCCTCCGAAATCAGCGCAGTTGCGTCGGACAAAAAGAACCTCGAGGCGTTGAAGGAGGAACTGCAGAATAAGCTCAACCTCGCCAAGAAGGAGCTGGACAGCTCCGTCCACGAATGCGAAGACCTGAAGGCGTCTCGCCTCAGCCTGGTCCAGATGCTGGAGGAGTCCAAGACCAGCAGCCAAGTGACGGATTCCGAAAGGCTTCATCTCCTGCAGGAGAAGGAGGACTTGCTCTCCTCACAGAGGAAAGTCTGTaaggagaaggaggagctgCTTAAAGATATTGAAGAGCTGAAAGAGAAGATCAAAGAGTCTGCCCAGCAACTGACTCTGTCCAACCTAAAGCTGACCGAGATGTCTGCAACTTTGGAACAAGAGAGGGAGACGTTTGGCACGCAGAATTCCGAAAGCTCAGAGGCTCTGCATGCTCTGAGGAAGGAGAAACTGACCCTCCATGCGGCGCTCGAGCAGCAGAAGACAAATTACGAGCGTCTGGCTGGTGAGAAGGCCGAAATAGAAGCAAAGCACTCCAAGGCCGCCGCTGACGTTAAGGACCTCTTGCAAGAGCGGGAGAAGCTTGTGAGTGACATCCGAGCCACAAAGGATCAATTGgacagctcttccagaactcagGGCGATATCGATCAGGAGAAGTCTCGCTTAGAAGGGATGCTGGAGGAAGTCACGTGCAAAACAAATTCAGTCGTAGCCCAGTTGACGtctttggaaaaagaaaaggcccAGCTCGAGAGCGAACTGGGGAAACGTTCCTCCCAAATCGAACTCCTGGAAAAGGCCAATGCCGATCTGGCTCGAGGATGCGGGGAGCTCAAAATGCATCTGGAGCAATCCGCCTTAGAATTGAAAGGGCAACTCGACAAACTCTGCAAACACACGGAGGAATCGGATGCTGAAAAGAAGAAGCTCCTCGAAGAGATCCTGGAGCTAAAAAAACAGACTGAGTCGTTGTCCGAGGCCAAGCAGCATCTGGAGGAACGGCTCGAGGCGGAATCCAGTGAACGGACTCGGGCCGCTTGGCAAACGGAGGAGTTGCAGAACACCCTGTCCCGAGTTCGGCGGGACAACGATGACATGTCCGCCCAACTTCAGAACACAGACGACCAGCAGAAGTCTTTAACGGCAGAAACCGACCTGGCAAAAGCAAAACTCAAGGAACAAGAGCTAGTGACCCGCCGCTTGTCTGAAGACAAGCGAGAGCTTTTATCCAAATTGGACGAGACCGACAAACGGGTGGCGGCACTGGAAACGGAGAAGGAGGCGCTCCTCGCTGGACACAGTCGCTCTGAGCACAACGCGTCCCAGTGGCTTGTGGAAAGGTCACTGCTAATTGGCCAGCTTGAGGACTTGCAGGAGGATGTGAAGACCCTCCGAGTGGACGCGGCCGCCACGGAGAAACGCCACCAAGAGGCTGTGGCCGAAGGAGAGCGGCTCCAGTCTCAACTTAAACAGGCCATTGCTCAGCAGCTTGAGGTATTCCTCCGCTAGTTCCTCTAGTACGCCAGTGCACCTGCATGCCTGCTTGTCTGTCTTCCTGGTTTTCATTCTTCACCATACATTGCAAGCCTTCTTTCCTCCCTGTGGGCTTATAACGCAATCTTCcgttttgcgttgttttggccAAATGATCGTTACAAGAGCAATCACGGGTCCTTTTATTATTGTTGCTAATTgagcgccaaaaaaaaaaacagacgctAATTTGTATAGCTTCTTGTACCAGAGCTGTCAGAATTAATCTGAGTCTACAGGTCGTATCTATTTGTACTGCACACATGTTCACTGTGTAATATTTTAATTGGTTCTACAATTGAGCACGCTCTCGATACGGCGAGACCAAAATGAGTCTCGAATCGAGCTTTCGTCGTCACTGCTGCGCCGTGGCTCGCGTTGCGTTCTAAAACCGTGTTTCCTCATGGTCCCGCTCGCCGCAGGCTTCCGAGGCTTCCGGCCAGACCGCCGAGGCCCTTGAGCAGCTGACCAAGGAGAGAGACGCTTTGCTCCAAGATAAGTGTGAAGCTCAAGTTCAGCTGGAGAGTCTTCATACTTCCAAGCGAGAAATGGAAACGCAGGTACCTATTAGGAATcccaaaaaagatattattgatcaactgattttctttttttaaacatagcAAATGTTATTGTTACATCAGTGTTAACCAATAGAGAACACAAACGCTTTTCTA
This genomic window contains:
- the clip1a gene encoding CAP-Gly domain-containing linker protein 1 isoform X4, which encodes MTKSRWRLRWISYVPWWRRLTKTKSSCSINSRRSGEKWKTFSSALRRRALRKVTWSAVFQLLLRLCWMAGFLINFHSTAEGTQTRALKPGRQVLGMEPLEIPPVIPLPPTHLSAILTQTRLEHVHSKELEQSLHFEKTKAEKLQRELEDTRVATVSERSRIMELERDLSLRTREVADLQLRLGSRQASDDPDGGVSPLLEEITSLRDRLASLEAERQEELARLREKLESHEKAHGEATAQLQAAGVKLSGDNEQLRMRLSQAEKDNADMLEKLKLEHERALEEAAAARNMQIHELKERLASLAEDKERLDEAVRAGVDKAENQHLVELEDVLGKLHAAELKVKELEEMGAQLARQAQDERETKETVAQMVRCLCLSQSNQKAPLEDLPNQGNQQATELVGELRSLLEGKENEVLSLQQSLASEKEAVEQQLGGVKQQLAISTEEQTKSAKTMQETLERFSKKEEQCTTLATESESLRSQLSGLERKLAAADEKVRQLGEDKSKLEKDISDMMTASGDSSLQLSKMNEDLRQNERKLEELQSQLVEQKNKVALSNEQREQDLSRKDRELCETRDNHAAQMKCLQEKIATLEMSVQQSARQAEELKDSQAKALTQASEVHGKEVQGLRDKLDNLKMELSSSKDRSQELEKMVSELNTYKEKLQHLSAELDSSKHNVEHLSAKLEEQTVALERKCQDSEEARADACKLETQLSEAQSKLSALRDLSVQNEDLRVTVEKLSKEREELLDGNKGSEVERTSLKDQLEKLKKGLLEAQDENANLKSTNLKQQSDLEDLRKQNEEKNATLLKQKQDARRAESQNKQLLEDYENICKECSRLKEDLNESRSKLACENDKLLSELDAAKTGKKCLDAKNAELQAKLQSLNLEKEDLTMTNNQLQSLVETLSKEKATMSSEISAVASDKKNLEALKEELQNKLNLAKKELDSSVHECEDLKASRLSLVQMLEESKTSSQVTDSERLHLLQEKEDLLSSQRKVCKEKEELLKDIEELKEKIKESAQQLTLSNLKLTEMSATLEQERETFGTQNSESSEALHALRKEKLTLHAALEQQKTNYERLAGEKAEIEAKHSKAAADVKDLLQEREKLVSDIRATKDQLDSSSRTQGDIDQEKSRLEGMLEEVTCKTNSVVAQLTSLEKEKAQLESELGKRSSQIELLEKANADLARGCGELKMHLEQSALELKGQLDKLCKHTEESDAEKKKLLEEILELKKQTESLSEAKQHLEERLEAESSERTRAAWQTEELQNTLSRVRRDNDDMSAQLQNTDDQQKSLTAETDLAKAKLKEQELVTRRLSEDKRELLSKLDETDKRVAALETEKEALLAGHSRSEHNASQWLVERSLLIGQLEDLQEDVKTLRVDAAATEKRHQEAVAEGERLQSQLKQAIAQQLEASEASGQTAEALEQLTKERDALLQDKCEAQVQLESLHTSKREMETQMDELKQEQSKYQQELSPSKEQLYAKSQKLESLSREIEELKEAVSVKSRSLQSIQNEKDKLAQDVENNHQDHSDFSKLRDEHSKLQAQLKELKQSESTLKKKMEKENAEFQRSARKNGVLASEKDQQMEALKSELAATRVQSASAQTLQTAIAALEQDKAQLKERVKELEQELATPSGDVVVSQRRDTDTQAENHQAAIDFLNSVIVDLRKNNLDLKDQLEKLAAAALNGNNASELDDDDGEDKESSKKKKKKKKKKPPPRLFCDICDCFDRHDTEDCPAQAQTPDTPPHTAYHGSKGAERPYCDICELFGHWSHDCNDDRTF
- the clip1a gene encoding CAP-Gly domain-containing linker protein 1 isoform X3, whose product is MSSAKASGIKVPNKVARVPGTGAPKTNPASGSKTAVVGKSASGVDDNNDDGDSFQIGERVWVNGTKPGYVQFLGETQFAPGQWAGIVLDEPIGKNDGSVAGVCYFQCEALRGIFTRPSKLSRTEGEGDGTQTAPPSRAASPARSVASVASHAPAVKSAAAKKTSSAIPTAQSSNLARTNSESVSNLSESGSVKKGERELKMGDRVLVGGTKAGVVRFIGDTDFAKGEWCGVELDEPLGKNDGAVAGTRYFQCQPRYGLFAPVHKVTRIGFPSTTPAKATARKAAVAPGGLKRSPSASSISTMSSVTSSVSTKASRTGLLTETSSRYNRKISGTTALQEALKEKQQHIEQLMVERDMEKAEVAKATSHASEMEQEISLLRDDQEQMEAKMDQLRALVEAADKDKVELLNQLEEERRKVEDLQFRVEEACITKGDLEVATVSERSRIMELERDLSLRTREVADLQLRLGSRQASDDPDGGVSPLLEEITSLRDRLASLEAERQEELARLREKLESHEKAHGEATAQLQAAGVKLSGDNEQLRMRLSQAEKDNADMLEKLKLEHERALEEAAAARNMQIHELKERLASLAEDKERLDEAVRAGVDKAENQHLVELEDVLGKLHAAELKVKELEEMGAQLARQAQDERETKETVAQMVRCLCLSQSNQKAPLEDLPNQGNQQATELVGELRSLLEGKENEVLSLQQSLASEKEAVEQQLGGVKQQLAISTEEQTKSAKTMQETLERFSKKEEQCTTLATESESLRSQLSGLERKLAAADEKVRQLGEDKSKLEKDISDMMTASGDSSLQLSKMNEDLRQNERKLEELQSQLVEQKNKVALSNEQREQDLSRKDRELCETRDNHAAQMKCLQEKIATLEMSVQQSARQAEELKDSQAKALTQASEVHGKEVQGLRDKLDNLKMELSSSKDRSQELEKMVSELNTYKEKLQHLSAELDSSKHNVEHLSAKLEEQTVALERKCQDSEEARADACKLETQLSEAQSKLSALRDLSVQNEDLRVTVEKLSKEREELLDGNKGSEVERTSLKDQLEKLKKGLLEAQDENANLKSTNLKQQSDLEDLRKQNEEKNATLLKQKQDARRAESQNKQLLEDYENICKECSRLKEDLNESRSKLACENDKLLSELDAAKTGKKCLDAKNAELQAKLQSLNLEKEDLTMTNNQLQSLVETLSKEKATMSSEISAVASDKKNLEALKEELQNKLNLAKKELDSSVHECEDLKASRLSLVQMLEESKTSSQVTDSERLHLLQEKEDLLSSQRKVCKEKEELLKDIEELKEKIKESAQQLTLSNLKLTEMSATLEQERETFGTQNSESSEALHALRKEKLTLHAALEQQKTNYERLAGEKAEIEAKHSKAAADVKDLLQEREKLVSDIRATKDQLDSSSRTQGDIDQEKSRLEGMLEEVTCKTNSVVAQLTSLEKEKAQLESELGKRSSQIELLEKANADLARGCGELKMHLEQSALELKGQLDKLCKHTEESDAEKKKLLEEILELKKQTESLSEAKQHLEERLEAESSERTRAAWQTEELQNTLSRVRRDNDDMSAQLQNTDDQQKSLTAETDLAKAKLKEQELVTRRLSEDKRELLSKLDETDKRVAALETEKEALLAGHSRSEHNASQWLVERSLLIGQLEDLQEDVKTLRVDAAATEKRHQEAVAEGERLQSQLKQAIAQQLEASEASGQTAEALEQLTKERDALLQDKCEAQVQLESLHTSKREMETQMDELKQEQSKYQQELSPSKEQLYAKSQKLESLSREIEELKEAVSVKSRSLQSIQNEKDKLAQDVENNHQDHSDFSKLRDEHSKLQAQLKELKQSESTLKKKMEKENAEFQRSARKNGVLASEKDQQMEALKSELAATRVQSASAQTLQTAIAALEQDKAQLKERVKELEQELATPSGDVVVSQRRDTDTQAENHQAAIDFLNSVIVDLRKNNLDLKDQLEKLAAAALNGNNASELDDDDGEDKESSKKKKKKKKKKPPPRLFCDICDCFDRHDTEDCPAQAQTPDTPPHTAYHGSKGAERPYCDICELFGHWSHDCNDDRTF
- the clip1a gene encoding CAP-Gly domain-containing linker protein 1 isoform X5, yielding MAGFLINFHSTAEGTQTRALKPGRQVLGMEPLEIPPVIPLPPTHLSAILTQTRLEHVHSKELEQSLHFEKTKAEKLQRELEDTRVATVSERSRIMELERDLSLRTREVADLQLRLGSRQASDDPDGGVSPLLEEITSLRDRLASLEAERQEELARLREKLESHEKAHGEATAQLQAAGVKLSGDNEQLRMRLSQAEKDNADMLEKLKLEHERALEEAAAARNMQIHELKERLASLAEDKERLDEAVRAGVDKAENQHLVELEDVLGKLHAAELKVKELEEMGAQLARQAQDERETKETVAQMVRCLCLSQSNQKAPLEDLPNQGNQQATELVGELRSLLEGKENEVLSLQQSLASEKEAVEQQLGGVKQQLAISTEEQTKSAKTMQETLERFSKKEEQCTTLATESESLRSQLSGLERKLAAADEKVRQLGEDKSKLEKDISDMMTASGDSSLQLSKMNEDLRQNERKLEELQSQLVEQKNKVALSNEQREQDLSRKDRELCETRDNHAAQMKCLQEKIATLEMSVQQSARQAEELKDSQAKALTQASEVHGKEVQGLRDKLDNLKMELSSSKDRSQELEKMVSELNTYKEKLQHLSAELDSSKHNVEHLSAKLEEQTVALERKCQDSEEARADACKLETQLSEAQSKLSALRDLSVQNEDLRVTVEKLSKEREELLDGNKGSEVERTSLKDQLEKLKKGLLEAQDENANLKSTNLKQQSDLEDLRKQNEEKNATLLKQKQDARRAESQNKQLLEDYENICKECSRLKEDLNESRSKLACENDKLLSELDAAKTGKKCLDAKNAELQAKLQSLNLEKEDLTMTNNQLQSLVETLSKEKATMSSEISAVASDKKNLEALKEELQNKLNLAKKELDSSVHECEDLKASRLSLVQMLEESKTSSQVTDSERLHLLQEKEDLLSSQRKVCKEKEELLKDIEELKEKIKESAQQLTLSNLKLTEMSATLEQERETFGTQNSESSEALHALRKEKLTLHAALEQQKTNYERLAGEKAEIEAKHSKAAADVKDLLQEREKLVSDIRATKDQLDSSSRTQGDIDQEKSRLEGMLEEVTCKTNSVVAQLTSLEKEKAQLESELGKRSSQIELLEKANADLARGCGELKMHLEQSALELKGQLDKLCKHTEESDAEKKKLLEEILELKKQTESLSEAKQHLEERLEAESSERTRAAWQTEELQNTLSRVRRDNDDMSAQLQNTDDQQKSLTAETDLAKAKLKEQELVTRRLSEDKRELLSKLDETDKRVAALETEKEALLAGHSRSEHNASQWLVERSLLIGQLEDLQEDVKTLRVDAAATEKRHQEAVAEGERLQSQLKQAIAQQLEASEASGQTAEALEQLTKERDALLQDKCEAQVQLESLHTSKREMETQMDELKQEQSKYQQELSPSKEQLYAKSQKLESLSREIEELKEAVSVKSRSLQSIQNEKDKLAQDVENNHQDHSDFSKLRDEHSKLQAQLKELKQSESTLKKKMEKENAEFQRSARKNGVLASEKDQQMEALKSELAATRVQSASAQTLQTAIAALEQDKAQLKERVKELEQELATPSGDVVVSQRRDTDTQAENHQAAIDFLNSVIVDLRKNNLDLKDQLEKLAAAALNGNNASELDDDDGEDKESSKKKKKKKKKKPPPRLFCDICDCFDRHDTEDCPAQAQTPDTPPHTAYHGSKGAERPYCDICELFGHWSHDCNDDRTF